The following coding sequences are from one Stigmatopora nigra isolate UIUO_SnigA chromosome 12, RoL_Snig_1.1, whole genome shotgun sequence window:
- the cutc gene encoding copper homeostasis protein cutC homolog — translation MAEGFLMEVCVDSVESAVNAERGGAGRLELCCSLMEGGLTPSIGLLQIIKGCVKIPIYVMIRPRGGDFLYSDREVEVMMKDVEMMKNYGADGFVLGALTENGQVDEELCMEFLAAARPLPVTFHRAFDMVSDPAVALETLVSLGFQRVLTSGCDSSALEGLPLIKRLVEQAKGRISIMPGGGITERNLQRVLEGSGAQEFHCSARSSRDSAMKFRNRCVTMGASLTAPEYSLKVADVSKVRTFNAIAKNTL, via the exons ATGGCAGAAGGCTTCTTAATGGAGGTGTGTGTTGACTCCGTTGAGTCTGCAGTCAACGCGGAGCGAGGAG GTGCTGGTCGGCTTGAGCTGTGTTGTAGTCTTATGGAAGGAGGTCTCACTCCCAGTATTG GCCTTCTGCAGATTATAAAAGGATGTGTTAAAATCCCAATCTATGTGATGATTCGTCCACGTGGTGGTGACTTTCTTTACTCCGACCGAGAAGTGGAAGTAATGATGAAAGATGTGGAGATGATGAAGAACTACGGGGCTGACGGATTTGTGCTGGGAGCTTTGACGGAAAATGGACAGGTGGATGAGGAGCTCTGTATGGAATTTCTGG CTGCTGCTCGTCCTTTACCCGTCACCTTCCACCGAG CTTTTGATATGGTTAGTGATCCAGCAGTTGCCCTGGAGACACTTGTGTCATTGGGGTTTCAGCGTGTACTGACCAGTGGCTGTGACAGCTCTGCATTGGAGGGACTACCACTAATTAAGCGCCTGGTAGAGCAA GCTAAAGGTAGAATTTCCATCATGCCAG GTGGTGGCATCACAGAGAGAAATCTGCAAAGAGTTTTAGAGGGATCAGGCGCTCAAGAATTTCACTGTTCTGCTCGTTCCAGCAGAGATTCTGCCATGAAATTtag GAACAGATGTGTGACAATGGGAGCTTCTCTCACCGCGCCAGAGTACAGCCTGAAGGTGGCAGACGTGAGCAAAGTTCGCACATTTAACGCAATAGCCAAAAATACCTTGTGA
- the cox15 gene encoding heme A synthase COX15 encodes MFLVSIRTTLINGCRQAGKGPQYSNGARLRQWLSSRGRSTIAAEAGASATPSAAATSVPNSATNRILGRWLLGCSGLVVGAVVLGGVTRLTESGLSMVDWHLVREMKPPQTQAEWEAEFAKYQQFPEFKIMNHSMTLPEFKFIFYMEWGHRMWGRLVGLAYILPTVYFWRKGYFTRSMKGKVLGLCGFVFFQGLLGWYMVKSGLEEKKESYDIPRVSQYRLSAHLGSALLLYCASLWTGLTLLLPAYKLVETQRLMQLRRYAKGTGGLVFLTALSGAFVAGLDAGLVYNSFPKMGERWIPDDLLAFSPTLKNFFENPTTVQFDHRILAVSSLTAITGLYLFSRRMVLPRRAKIAISLLTAMAYGQVALGISTLLLYVPTPLAATHQSGSVALLSLAIWVLAELRKMPK; translated from the exons ATGTTTCTTGTTTCTATAAGGACAACATTAATAAATGGTTGCAGACAAGCCGGAAAAGGACCTCAATATAGTAAT GGCGCACGGTTACGACAGTGGCTGTCCAGCAGGGGGCGCAGTACCATCGCTGCCGAAGCAGGAGCTTCAGCCACCCCATCAGCAGCCGCAACCAGTGTCCCCAATTCGGCCACAAACAGGATACTAGGTCGATGGTTACTTGGATGCAGTGGGCTTGTTGTTGGTGCTGTTGTTCTTGGTGGTGtcacaag ACTGACAGAATCTGGACTGTCCATGGTGGACTGGCACCTAGTGAGAGAGATGAAGCCCCCTCAAACGCAGGCTGAGTGGGAGGCTGAGTTTGCAAAATATCAGCAGTTCCCAGAATTCAAGAT aatgaATCACAGCATGACTCTGCCCGAGTTTAAGTTCATCTTCTACATGGAGTGGGGCCATCGTATGTGGGGCAGGCTGGTGGGACTGGCCTACATTCTCCCCACTGTGTACTTTTGGAGGAAAGGCTATTTCACCCGTTCGATGAAGGGAAAAGTTCTGGGGCTTTGCGGATTTGTCTTCTTTCAG GGCCTTTTGGGTTGGTACATGGTCAAAAGTGGTCTGGAAGAGAAGAAGGAGTCGTATGACATTCCTCGAGTCAGCCAGTATCGACTAAGTGCTCACCTTGGTTCTGCCTTGCTCCTTTACTGTGCCAGCTTGTGGACTGGCCTTACACTACTGCTTCCTGCCTACAAG TTGGTGGAAACTCAACGTCTCATGCAGCTTCGACGGTACGCCAAGGGAACAGGTGGACTTGTCTTCCTCACAGCTCTTTCAG GTGCTTTTGTGGCTGGCTTGGATGCTGGTCTGGTTTATAACTCCTTCCCTAAAATGGGAGAACGCTGGATACCTGATGACCTGCTGGCCTTTTCTCCCACCCTCAAGAACTTCTTTGAGAACCCCACCACTGTCCAGTTTGACCACAGGATCTTA GCAGTTTCCTCTTTGACAGCCATCACTGGGCTGTACCTGTTCTCCAGAAGGATGGTACTACCCAGAAGAGCTAAGATAGCCATCAGCCTCCTCACTGCAATGGCATACGGACAG GTGGCACTGGGAATCAGCACCCTCTTACTCTACGTGCCCACACCACTGGCAGCGACTCACCAATCTGGATCTGTGGCACTACTCTCACTGGCCATTTGGGTTCTGGCCGAGCTTCGTAAGATGCCCAAATAA
- the LOC144205168 gene encoding A-type potassium channel modulatory protein KCNIP2 isoform X1 has protein sequence MKSKNRESLTDSRELDGSYDPLTGNPSNTQSKKSIKQRFLKLLPCCTPSAAPSISQNSVEDDFELSTVCHRPESMDKLQEQTKFSKKELQVLYRGFKNECPSGVVNEENFKNIYSQFFPQGDSSTYAHFLFEAFDTDKNGSVSFEDFVYGLSIILRGTINDRLNWAFNLYDLNKDGCITKDEMLDIMRSIYDMMGKYTYPTMQDDAPRDHVESFFQKMDRNKDGVVTIEEFIESCKKDENIMQSMQLFDNVI, from the exons GAAATCCTTCCAACACccaaagcaaaaaaagcataaaGCAGCGTTTCCTCAAGCTGCTGCCATGCTGCACGCCCTCGGCCGCCCCCTCAATCAGTCAAA ACAGTGTAGAAGATGACTTTGAGCTCTCCACCGTGTGCCATCGGCCGGAAAGCATGGACAAACTGCAGGAGCAGACAAAATTCTCAAAGAAGGAGCTACAGGTTCTCTATAGGGGCTTCAAAAAT gAATGTCCAAGTGGTGTGGTGAATGAGGAGAACTTTAAGAACATCTACTCCCAGTTTTTTCCTCAGGGAG ATTCAAGTACGTATGCACATTTCCTCTTTGAAGCCTTCGACACTGACAAGAATGGCTCAGTTAGTTTTGAG GACTTTGTGTATGGGCTGTCTATCATCTTGAGAGGGACCATTAACGACCGATTAAACTGGGCGTTTAATCTCTACGACCTGAACAAGGATGGATGCATCACCAAAGAT GAGATGCTGGACATCATGAGATCCATTTACGACATGATGGGGAAGTACACATATCCCACTATGCAGGACGATGCTCCCAGAGATCACGTAGAGAGCTTCTTCCAg AAAATGGACAGAAATAAAGACGGAGTGGTTACTATAGAGGAATTTATTGAGTCATGTAAAAAG GATGAGAATATCATGCAGTCCATGCAGCTTTTTGACAATGTCATCTAA
- the LOC144205168 gene encoding A-type potassium channel modulatory protein KCNIP2 isoform X2, producing the protein MMHLFFRDKWEVEGLQTVGILLVVCSSLKLMHFLGLIDLTTPDSVEDDFELSTVCHRPESMDKLQEQTKFSKKELQVLYRGFKNECPSGVVNEENFKNIYSQFFPQGDSSTYAHFLFEAFDTDKNGSVSFEDFVYGLSIILRGTINDRLNWAFNLYDLNKDGCITKDEMLDIMRSIYDMMGKYTYPTMQDDAPRDHVESFFQKMDRNKDGVVTIEEFIESCKKDENIMQSMQLFDNVI; encoded by the exons ATGATGCATCTGTTCTTTCGAGACAAGTGGGAGGTGGAGGGGCTACAGACGGTGGGCATCCTTCTGGTCGTGTGCAGCTCTCTCAAActgatgcattttttggggcttATCGACCTTACCACGCCAG ACAGTGTAGAAGATGACTTTGAGCTCTCCACCGTGTGCCATCGGCCGGAAAGCATGGACAAACTGCAGGAGCAGACAAAATTCTCAAAGAAGGAGCTACAGGTTCTCTATAGGGGCTTCAAAAAT gAATGTCCAAGTGGTGTGGTGAATGAGGAGAACTTTAAGAACATCTACTCCCAGTTTTTTCCTCAGGGAG ATTCAAGTACGTATGCACATTTCCTCTTTGAAGCCTTCGACACTGACAAGAATGGCTCAGTTAGTTTTGAG GACTTTGTGTATGGGCTGTCTATCATCTTGAGAGGGACCATTAACGACCGATTAAACTGGGCGTTTAATCTCTACGACCTGAACAAGGATGGATGCATCACCAAAGAT GAGATGCTGGACATCATGAGATCCATTTACGACATGATGGGGAAGTACACATATCCCACTATGCAGGACGATGCTCCCAGAGATCACGTAGAGAGCTTCTTCCAg AAAATGGACAGAAATAAAGACGGAGTGGTTACTATAGAGGAATTTATTGAGTCATGTAAAAAG GATGAGAATATCATGCAGTCCATGCAGCTTTTTGACAATGTCATCTAA